One Bos taurus isolate L1 Dominette 01449 registration number 42190680 breed Hereford chromosome 3, ARS-UCD2.0, whole genome shotgun sequence DNA window includes the following coding sequences:
- the LOC100295687 gene encoding glutathione S-transferase Mu 1 isoform X2 — MTMILGYWDIRGLAHAIRLLLEYTDSNYKEKKYTMGDAPDYDRSQWLNEKSKLGLDFPNLPYLIDGTHKLTQSNAILRHIARKHNMCGETEEENIRVDLLENQVMDVRLHMARICYSPDFEKLKPGYLKEIPGRMKLFSVFLGKRCWFAGNKLTYVDFLAYDILDLQRVFEPRCLDEFPNLKDFLTRFEGLKKISAYMKSSHFLPGPLFLKLAVWGNK; from the exons ATGACCATGATCCTGGGTTACTGGGACATCCGCGGA TTGGCCCACGCCATCCGCCTGCTCCTGGAGTACACAGACTCAAACTATAAGGAAAAGAAGTACACGATGGGGGACG CTCCTGATTATGACAGAAGCCAGTGGCTGAATGAAAAATCCAAGTTGGGCCTGGACTTCCCCAAT CTGCCCTACTTAATTGATGGGACTCACAAGCTAACCCAGAGCAATGCCATCCTTCGCCATATCGCTCGAAAGCACAACATGT gtggggagacagaggaggagaacaTTCGAGTGGACTTATTGGAGAACCAGGTTATGGATGTCCGCTTGCACATGGCCAGGATCTGCTACAGCCCTGACTTT GAGAAACTGAAACCTGGTTACTTGAAGGAAATTCCTGGAAGGATGAAGCTCTTCTCAGTTTTTCTGGGGAAGAGGTGTTGGTTTGCAGGGAACAAG CTCACCTATGTGGATTTCCTGGCTTATGACATCCTTGATTTGCAACGCGTATTTGAGCCCAGGTGCCTGGATGAATTCCCAAACCTCAAAGATTTCCTCACCCGTTTTGAG GGCCTGAAGAAGATCTCTGCCTACATGAAGTCCAGCCACTTCCTCCCAGGCCCTCTGTTCCTGAAGCTTGCTGTGTGGGGCAACAAGTAG
- the GSTM2 gene encoding glutathione S-transferase Mu 1: MPMILGYWDIRGLAHAIRLLLEYTDTNYEERQYSVGDAPDYDRSQWLDEKFKLGLDFPNLPYLIDGTHKLTQSNAILRYIARKHNMCGETEEEMIRVDILENQVMDVRFAMARICYSPDFEKLKPGFLKEIPEKIKLFSEFLGKRPWFAGDKLSYVDFLVYDVLDMHRIFEPKCLDAFPNLKDFISRFEGLKKISAYMKSSRFLPGPLFLKLAVWGNK, from the exons ATGCCCATGATCCTGGGTTACTGGGACATCCGCGGG CTGGCCCATGCCATCCGCCTTCTCCTGGAGTACACAGACACAAACTATGAGGAGAGGCAGTACTCGGTAGGAGATG CTCCTGACTATGACAGAAGCCAGTGGCTGGATGAAAAATTCAAGCTGGGCCTGGACTTCCCCAAT CTGCCCTACTTAATCGATGGGACTCACAAGCTCACCCAGAGCAACGCCATCCTTCGGTACATCGCTCGCAAGCACAACATGT gtggggagacagaggaggagatgattcGTGTGGACATTCTGGAGAACCAGGTTATGGATGTCCGCTTTGCCATGGCCAGGATCTGCTACAGCCCTGACTTT GAGAAACTGAAGCCTGGTTTCTTGAAGGAGATCCCTGAAAAAATCAAGCTGTTCTCAGAGTTTCTGGGGAAGAGGCCTTGGTTTGCAGGGGACAAG CTCAGCTATGTGGATTTCCTGGTTTATGACGTCCTTGACATGCACCGCATATTTGAGCCCAAGTGCCTGGACGCATTCCCAAACCTGAAAGACTTCATTTCTCGTTTTGAG GGCCTGAAGAAGATCTCTGCCTACATGAAGTCCAGCCGCTTCCTCCCAGGCCCTCTGTTCCTGAAGCTTGCCGTGTGGGGCAACAAGTAG
- the LOC100295687 gene encoding glutathione S-transferase Mu 1 isoform X1 — protein MTMILGYWDIRGLAHAIRLLLEYTDSNYKEKKYTMGDAPDYDRSQWLNEKSKLGLDFPNLPYLIDGTHKLTQSNAILRHIARKHNMCGETEEENIRVDLLENQVMDVRLHMARICYSPDFEKLKPGYLKEIPGRMKLFSVFLGKRCWFAGNKLTYVDFLAYDILDLQRVFEPRA, from the exons ATGACCATGATCCTGGGTTACTGGGACATCCGCGGA TTGGCCCACGCCATCCGCCTGCTCCTGGAGTACACAGACTCAAACTATAAGGAAAAGAAGTACACGATGGGGGACG CTCCTGATTATGACAGAAGCCAGTGGCTGAATGAAAAATCCAAGTTGGGCCTGGACTTCCCCAAT CTGCCCTACTTAATTGATGGGACTCACAAGCTAACCCAGAGCAATGCCATCCTTCGCCATATCGCTCGAAAGCACAACATGT gtggggagacagaggaggagaacaTTCGAGTGGACTTATTGGAGAACCAGGTTATGGATGTCCGCTTGCACATGGCCAGGATCTGCTACAGCCCTGACTTT GAGAAACTGAAACCTGGTTACTTGAAGGAAATTCCTGGAAGGATGAAGCTCTTCTCAGTTTTTCTGGGGAAGAGGTGTTGGTTTGCAGGGAACAAG CTCACCTATGTGGATTTCCTGGCTTATGACATCCTTGATTTGCAACGCGTATTTGAGCCCAG GGCCTGA